The sequence ATTAAGCACATGGTTAGAGATGCAAACCCGGATGCAAACCCGGACGCAAACCCGGGCACAAAATCGTACGCAAAAACAGACGCAAAACAACTCAAGCACCGGCGATTCGCAAAGCGACCGCGTGGAAATTATCTAAATCGCACTTAGGTCTTATCACTATAAAGATAATGGCGTAATCATGCGCCGCCAACTTTTTGGAGCAGACAATTGAAAGATAAATATATATTAGCCTTGGATCAAGGCACCACCAGTTCGCGGGCGATTCTTTTTGACCGGCAAGGAAACATCGTTTCATCGGCTCAAAAAGAGTTCCGCCAAATATATCCGCAACCGGGTTGGGTCGAGCATGACCCTCAGGAGATCTGGTCAAGCCAGGTGGGCGTCGCTGCGGAAGCGGCTACCAGCATTGGGCTGAATGGCACGTCAATCGCGGCTATCGGTATCACCAACCAGCGTGAAACAACGATAGTTTGGGATCGGGAGACCGGCAAAGCCATTTATAACGCCATCGTCTGGCAGGACCGACGAACTGCCGCGTTTTGCGACGAGCTGAAGCAGCGGGGGCTGGCAGAACAGATTCGTGAAAAAACCGGCTTGCTGGTGGATTCCTATTTTTCCGGGACCAAAATTCGCTGGATTCTCGATAATGTTGACGGTGCGCGGCAACTGGCGGATCAAGGGCGTTTAGCGTTCGGTACCGTTGATACCTGGCTAGTCTGGAATATGACGCGGGGCAAGCTGCACATTACCGATGTAACGAATGCCTCTCGCACCATGCTGTTCAACATCCATACGATGGATTGGGATGACGCGCTTTTAGAGATTATCGGCATCCCGCGCAGCATGTTGCCGGCGGTAAAATCATCCAGCGAAGTATACGGTCATACGGAAAAATCCGGGTTTGGCGCTGAAATCCCGATTGCCGGTATCGCCGGGGATCAGCAAGCGGCACTGTTCGGACAAATGTGCACTGCGCCTGGCATGGTCAAAAACACTTACGGCACGGGTTGTTTCATGGTGATGAACACCGGTACCAAGCCCATCGTTTCTAAAAATAACCTGCTCACGACCGTCGCATGGAAGATCGGGGACGAGGTGAATTATGCATTGGAAGGCAGTATCTTCATCGGTGGTGCCGTGGTGCAGTGGCTGCGCGACGGACTTGGCATCATTAAAGCTTCAAGCGAAGTCGAAGAGTTGGCACGTAGTGTCGACAATAGCGACGGCGTTTATCTGGTCCCCGCTTTTGCCGGATTAGGTGCGCCGCATTGGAATCCTCATGCACGCGGCACCGTGTTCGGCGTAACGCGTGGCACGACTTCCGCTCACTACGCGCGTGCGGCGCTAGACAGTATCGCCTATCAGACCATGGACGTGCTGAAGGCCATGGAAGCCGATTCAGGCATTGTTATTTCCGAATTGCGGGTCGACGGCGGGGCCACGGCAAATAATTTGCTGATGCAGTTTCAATCGGACATTCTGGGTGTTGATGTGGTTCGGCCAAAAGTCACTGAAACAACGGCCTTAGGCGCTGCTTATCTTGCCGGTCTGGCGGTGGGTTACTGGAGTAGCACCGATGATATGCGTGGCCAATGGCAATTAGACCGGCGCTTTCACGCGACTATGCCGAGCGACGAGGTCAAGGCGAATATCAAAGGCTGGCAACGTGCCATCGTCGCGGCCACCGCATGGGCCAACGACGGGACTTGACTTCCGTTTAGCCGACTGCGCAACAATCGCATTATCAGCGTTGTGCTTTTCTGTTTGTACTCGTGTACTGTTTCGTCGGCCGGGTGACAACCCGGTGCCGGCTAGCTACGCGAGCGTCCGATGTTTTCGAAAGACGTTCTATGAATCCTTTATTAGCCGAATTTGTAGGAACAACGTTAGGGGTCCTGCTGGGAAACGGTGTAGTCGCCAATGTGATCTTGAGCAAAACGAAGGGCAATGGCGGCGGCTTGATCGTGATCACGGTGGGCTGGGCGATGGCCGTTTTTGTCGGAGTTTTTACCGTCGCCTCTGCGAGCGGTGCGCATCTCAATCCGGCCGTAACAGTCGCTCTGGCAGTCGCCGGAAAATTCCCATGGGGCAGTGTGCCTGGTTATATTGCCGCCCAAATGTTGGGGGGAATGATGGGTGCGTTTTTAGTCTGGTTGGTGTATCGCAAGCATTTTGAGCAAACCACGGACGGCGACACCAAGCTCGCCGTGTTTTGTACCGGCCCGGCAATCCGTAACATCTTTGGTAATTTAATATCTGAGGTCGTGGGTACTTTTGTCCTGGTTTATGGCGTGCTGAGTATTGCTTCACCGAAATTCGGCCTGGGTGCGCTGGATGCGTTGCCGGTCGCGTTGCTGGTGATGAGTATCGGAGTTTCGTTAGGCGGAACCACAGGCTATGCGATTAACCCTGCGCGTGACCTCGGGCCGCGTCTGATGCATGCATTGTTACCCATACCGGGAAAACGCGACAGCGATTGGGGTTATGCTTTTGTGCCGGTATTGGGATCAATCACCGGTGGCGTGCTGGCCGCATTGTTATACGGCCTTGGTTCAACGATGTCACATTGAGCGAATTTTAAGTTTTTCTCCGCAGTCCCTTCGCGCAACCTTTCGGTTGCGTTTTTTTATCTCGCTAACAATTTTTCAATGTCTGCGGTAAGCGCTTCCGGTTTGGTTTGCGGCGCGTAGCGGTCCACCACCACGCCTTCTTTATTGATTAAAAACTTGGTGAAGTTCCATTTGATACCCTCGCTTCCCAGCAAGCCCGGGGCCACACTTTTCAGATATTGAAATAGCGGAGCAGCGTGATCTCCGTTGACATCGATTTTTGCAAACAGCGGAAAATGCACTCCGAAATTTTGCTCGCAAAATGCCCCGATTTCTTCCGCTGTCCCCGGCTCTTGCGCTCCGAACTGGTTACAGGGGAAACCAAGTACTTCAAATCCCAGAGCGTGATATTTGTTATAGACCTCTTCCAGCCCTTTGTATTGGGGCGTGAATCCGCACTTGCTGGCGACATTGACGATGAGTATCACTTTTCCGCGATACTCGGCCAATGTTGTCGGCGTACCGTCGAGTCGCGCAACGGTGAAGTCATAGATATTGGCTGAGCTGGCTGAAGCCACTGAAGTGCCCGTATTGGGTGTGTTTTCTGAATCCGTTTGCATATTCAAACCAGTCCTAAATGTTCGGTTCCCGTCGATAAATCACGCGTACTTGCCTCCTTGCCATGCAATTTAACCGCAAGACGCAGATCGTTCACCGAGTCGGCATTGCGTAATGCGTCCTCATAACTAATTTTACCCGCTTCATACAAATCGAACAAAGCCTGATCAAAAGTCTGCATCCCGAGCTCGCGTGATTTTTTCATGATTTCCTTGATTTCGTGCACGTCGCCTTTAAAAATCAAGTCGGATATCAAGGGGGAATTTAGTAAAATTTCAACGGCCGTACAGCGCCCTTTGCTGGCTTTAAGTGGAATCAAACGTTGCGAAACCACGCC is a genomic window of Glaciimonas sp. PAMC28666 containing:
- a CDS encoding MIP/aquaporin family protein, producing the protein MNPLLAEFVGTTLGVLLGNGVVANVILSKTKGNGGGLIVITVGWAMAVFVGVFTVASASGAHLNPAVTVALAVAGKFPWGSVPGYIAAQMLGGMMGAFLVWLVYRKHFEQTTDGDTKLAVFCTGPAIRNIFGNLISEVVGTFVLVYGVLSIASPKFGLGALDALPVALLVMSIGVSLGGTTGYAINPARDLGPRLMHALLPIPGKRDSDWGYAFVPVLGSITGGVLAALLYGLGSTMSH
- a CDS encoding glutathione peroxidase, with translation MQTDSENTPNTGTSVASASSANIYDFTVARLDGTPTTLAEYRGKVILIVNVASKCGFTPQYKGLEEVYNKYHALGFEVLGFPCNQFGAQEPGTAEEIGAFCEQNFGVHFPLFAKIDVNGDHAAPLFQYLKSVAPGLLGSEGIKWNFTKFLINKEGVVVDRYAPQTKPEALTADIEKLLAR
- the glpK gene encoding glycerol kinase GlpK yields the protein MKDKYILALDQGTTSSRAILFDRQGNIVSSAQKEFRQIYPQPGWVEHDPQEIWSSQVGVAAEAATSIGLNGTSIAAIGITNQRETTIVWDRETGKAIYNAIVWQDRRTAAFCDELKQRGLAEQIREKTGLLVDSYFSGTKIRWILDNVDGARQLADQGRLAFGTVDTWLVWNMTRGKLHITDVTNASRTMLFNIHTMDWDDALLEIIGIPRSMLPAVKSSSEVYGHTEKSGFGAEIPIAGIAGDQQAALFGQMCTAPGMVKNTYGTGCFMVMNTGTKPIVSKNNLLTTVAWKIGDEVNYALEGSIFIGGAVVQWLRDGLGIIKASSEVEELARSVDNSDGVYLVPAFAGLGAPHWNPHARGTVFGVTRGTTSAHYARAALDSIAYQTMDVLKAMEADSGIVISELRVDGGATANNLLMQFQSDILGVDVVRPKVTETTALGAAYLAGLAVGYWSSTDDMRGQWQLDRRFHATMPSDEVKANIKGWQRAIVAATAWANDGT